GCACCCCCTCTGCCCCATAGCGTTCCAGACTCTTTCGGGCCTTCTCTACGGACTTCTCTTTATCCAGACGTGTTTTTGAATAAAATTTATCGGCAAAACAAATGACCTGTTCCTCCAGACTGACGGGAATCATTTCGCGGTGTGGAACCGGTAAATTCTGTGCCACAATCTCTGCCAAAGAAAGTCCAGCCCCTGTGTGGCGTTCGCAGACCAATGCATGACGGGGATAGCCTTCACTGCGCACCAAGTCGGCTCCCAAATATCCATGACAGATGTACGGTTTGTCACCAAAGCAATAAATGCCATCTGCATCCGTAAGAAAGATGCCGATATCGTGCAGCATAGCTGCCTCATACAAAAACTCCTTGTCCATAGAAAGCTCCGAATGCCGTTCTGCAATCCACAAGGCTTTATCGGCAACAGAATGACTATGAGTCAATAATATAGACTTCAGTTCGTTTGCTTCAGGATAATATTTATCAATCAACCAATCGGGAGACATAATACTTTTCTTTTGTAATTTGCACAAATAATTCTTTACTTATGCTATTTTTGCCGACAAAAATACAAATTATTCTGCAACAATAACTAACTTTGTCGAGTATAATAATATATAGAAGCTATGATTCTTTTAAGTTTTGACACAGAAGAATTTGACGTTCCCCGCGAACATGGAGTAGAGTTTTCTTTGGATGAAGCCATGAAAGTTTCAATATATGGTACATGCAAAATTCTTGACTGCCTGCAAAAGAATGAGGTAAAGGCCACTTTCTTTTGTACGACCAATTTTGCCGAAAATGCTCCCTTAGTGATGCAGCGCATCATAGACGAGGGGCATGAAGTAGCGGCACACGGCTGTGATCATTGGCATCCGCAAAGCTCAGACGTACGCATCTCCAAAGCAACACTTGAGAGACTCACCAAAACCACCATAAACGGATATCGACAGCCACGCATGTTCCCGGTTTCGGACAGCGAAATCGAGAATAACGGCTACATCTACAATTCCTCTTTAAATCCTGCCTTCATTCCCGGCCGCTATATGCACCTGACCGAACCACGCACCTGCTTCATGAAAGGAAACGTGCTGCAGATTCCGGCTTCAGTAACACCGTTACTGCGTTTTCCACTATTCTGGCTTTCATGTCATAATCTACCCATAGGCCTCTACTTGTGGATGATTCGCCGGGTACTTCGCCATGACGGTTATTTCGTCACTTATTTCCATCCCTGGGAATTTTTCCCGTTAGGCGAACATCCCGAATTCAAAATGCCTTTTATCATAAAGAATCATGCAGGCGACGGAATGGTGAAACGACTCGATATCCTTATCAAAGAGCTGAAGAGAAAAGGCTATCCGTTTATGACCTACAATGAATTTGCCGGCATCAAGATTGCAGAACTTAAAAACGAAAAAAAATGATCAGATTGGCGATTGTTTGCCCTTGCTATAATGAGGAGGCCGTACTCCGACACTCCGCGGAACAGTTGACAGCCCTGCTGGATGATCTGGCAACCAAGCGGAAAATCACATCCGACAGTTTCGTACTTTTGGTAAACGATGGCAGCAAAGACAGCACGTGGCAGATCATCCGTGAACTCCACTCTGCAAACCCTTACATAAAGGGAATAAATCTTTTACGCAACGTCGGACATCAGAATGCTATCATGGCTGGGATGATGACTGCCAAGAAATGGAGCGATGCAGTAATCACAATGGACGTTGACCTACAGGACGATCTGCAGGCCATAGAACGCATGATAGATTTGCATGCCGAAGGATATGACATTGTATATGGCATAAAGGTACAACGAAAAGCAGATCCTGCCCTGAAACGATTATCAGCCATGGCATTCTATAAACTTCAGAAGCAAATGGGAGTAGAAAACTACTACAACCATGCCGACTTCCGCTTGTTGAGCAAACGTGCACTCTGTCTGCTTGCCGAATATCAGGAAAGGAATTTGTACCTGCGCGGAATTATCCCTTTGCTGGGGCTCCCCTCAACCACCGTAGATGACACAATCAAGGAACGTACGGCAGGCGTTTCCAAATATACCTTAAAAAAGATGCTGAATCTGGCACTGGATGGTATCACATCTTTTTCTGTCAAGCCCATCTACTGCATTGTGTATTCTGGAGGGATATTCATCCTCATCAGTATATTTATCGGTTTTTACGTACTCTATTCTTTGGTTTCGGGTACTGCCGAGCACGGATGGGCTTCCCTCATGCTCTCTATCTGGTTTGTAGGAGGCGCTGTACTGGTTTCCATCGGCTGCATAGGCGTGTATATCGGGAAAATCTACAAAGAGGTGAAACACCGCCCACTCTACAACATCGAAGAAATCCTATATGAGCACAAACAAGATTAAGATGCTTTGGGAAAGCCACCCGGAGTGGCAGGAAAAACTTTGGCAAGTAGTACGGTTTGGCATCGTAGGAACAATTTCATCAGCCATCCACTATGGGGTATATTACCTTCTGTTGCAGGCAGTAAATGCAAACATTGCGTTCACAGGCGGCTATGCAGTGGGCTTTGTCTGCAACTATTTCCTCACTACTTTTTTTACCTTCCGTTC
Above is a window of Bacteroides helcogenes P 36-108 DNA encoding:
- a CDS encoding polysaccharide deacetylase family protein; this encodes MILLSFDTEEFDVPREHGVEFSLDEAMKVSIYGTCKILDCLQKNEVKATFFCTTNFAENAPLVMQRIIDEGHEVAAHGCDHWHPQSSDVRISKATLERLTKTTINGYRQPRMFPVSDSEIENNGYIYNSSLNPAFIPGRYMHLTEPRTCFMKGNVLQIPASVTPLLRFPLFWLSCHNLPIGLYLWMIRRVLRHDGYFVTYFHPWEFFPLGEHPEFKMPFIIKNHAGDGMVKRLDILIKELKRKGYPFMTYNEFAGIKIAELKNEKK
- a CDS encoding GtrA family protein → MSTNKIKMLWESHPEWQEKLWQVVRFGIVGTISSAIHYGVYYLLLQAVNANIAFTGGYAVGFVCNYFLTTFFTFRSHPSSTNAAGFSVSHIVNYLLEIGLLNLFLWMGAGELLAPIVVMVIVVPINFLILHFVYTYRKSGRLPS
- a CDS encoding glycosyltransferase family 2 protein, which produces MIRLAIVCPCYNEEAVLRHSAEQLTALLDDLATKRKITSDSFVLLVNDGSKDSTWQIIRELHSANPYIKGINLLRNVGHQNAIMAGMMTAKKWSDAVITMDVDLQDDLQAIERMIDLHAEGYDIVYGIKVQRKADPALKRLSAMAFYKLQKQMGVENYYNHADFRLLSKRALCLLAEYQERNLYLRGIIPLLGLPSTTVDDTIKERTAGVSKYTLKKMLNLALDGITSFSVKPIYCIVYSGGIFILISIFIGFYVLYSLVSGTAEHGWASLMLSIWFVGGAVLVSIGCIGVYIGKIYKEVKHRPLYNIEEILYEHKQD
- a CDS encoding HD domain-containing protein, with the translated sequence MSPDWLIDKYYPEANELKSILLTHSHSVADKALWIAERHSELSMDKEFLYEAAMLHDIGIFLTDADGIYCFGDKPYICHGYLGADLVRSEGYPRHALVCERHTGAGLSLAEIVAQNLPVPHREMIPVSLEEQVICFADKFYSKTRLDKEKSVEKARKSLERYGAEGVQRFDQWCELFL